One stretch of Brevibacillus laterosporus DNA includes these proteins:
- the fdhD gene encoding formate dehydrogenase accessory sulfurtransferase FdhD, with product MSQEVSSRRAIMRYDGKDFRIIDDEIACEYPLTIIVNEMEFATMVCTPEHMEELLLGFLASEGVIRLPDELESLNINEESGFAYVELKNKSKLSPQHSKRFIGSCCGKSRQFYLQSDVRTAKTIMSKQQISVMDCQMMMNHMQDNSSFFKQTGGVHNAVLCSKEGIVVTRTDIGRHNALDKVYGYCLQNRIGLSDKVIAFSGRISSEVLLKVAKIGVGIVLSKSAPTNLALDLAEELGITTVGFIRGNTLNVYTHPERIIETQSVTF from the coding sequence ATGAGTCAGGAAGTATCATCCCGACGAGCTATCATGAGATATGATGGAAAGGATTTCCGGATAATTGATGATGAGATTGCGTGTGAATATCCGCTAACCATAATAGTAAATGAGATGGAATTTGCAACAATGGTGTGCACGCCAGAACATATGGAAGAGCTTCTTCTTGGATTCCTAGCATCAGAAGGTGTTATCAGACTACCAGATGAATTAGAGTCATTGAATATTAATGAAGAATCTGGATTTGCTTATGTGGAGCTAAAAAATAAAAGTAAGCTATCACCCCAGCATTCTAAGCGTTTCATCGGTTCCTGTTGTGGTAAAAGCCGACAATTTTATCTGCAAAGTGATGTGCGAACTGCCAAAACAATCATGTCAAAACAGCAGATCAGCGTAATGGATTGTCAGATGATGATGAACCATATGCAAGACAACTCTTCTTTTTTTAAGCAGACAGGCGGTGTCCATAACGCAGTCTTATGCAGTAAAGAAGGAATTGTAGTGACAAGAACGGATATTGGCAGGCATAATGCTTTAGACAAGGTGTACGGCTATTGCTTGCAGAATCGCATTGGCTTATCGGATAAGGTCATTGCCTTTAGTGGAAGGATATCTTCAGAGGTCTTGTTAAAGGTGGCGAAAATAGGTGTGGGCATTGTTCTCTCTAAATCAGCTCCAACAAACCTCGCACTTGATCTCGCCGAAGAGTTGGGTATTACAACGGTAGGGTTTATCAGAGGGAATACGTTAAATGTATACACGCATCCTGAACGAATAATAGAGACACAGTCCGTTACGTTTTGA
- a CDS encoding DUF2294 domain-containing protein yields the protein MTNYEAEFSNLVRTFRKRHMGKGPSQIKTTFCKNWAICEMQGNLSPVEKFIATADTGKQMLRSARTEMVKEMYHKTRPVEMEELLGATFIDLFVDIDIESDFGMSIFVFDQDIERRFGSDR from the coding sequence ATGACGAACTATGAAGCTGAATTTAGCAACTTGGTCAGGACTTTCCGTAAACGTCATATGGGAAAAGGGCCTAGTCAAATAAAAACCACATTCTGCAAAAACTGGGCAATTTGTGAAATGCAAGGCAATCTCTCCCCAGTAGAGAAGTTTATTGCAACAGCAGATACAGGTAAGCAAATGCTTCGCTCAGCTCGGACGGAGATGGTCAAAGAAATGTACCACAAGACGCGTCCTGTTGAGATGGAAGAGCTTCTTGGTGCAACGTTCATAGATCTATTCGTAGATATTGATATTGAAAGTGATTTTGGGATGTCCATTTTTGTTTTTGACCAAGATATTGAGCGCAGATTTGGATCGGATCGCTGA
- a CDS encoding ABC transporter ATP-binding protein: MSNQPVVKLENVTKRIAGKTLVRDLTFSVQRGEVYGFLGPNGSGKTTTIRMIVGLSSITEGEIYVEGYNIKKDRAKAMAHVGAIVENPELYGYMTGMQNMIHFARMAVQPVPKERIHQIIDLVELSGAVNQKVKTYSLGMRQRLGIAQALLHNPSILILDEPTNGLDPAGIRQLRDYLRELAKRENIAVLVSSHLLSEVELMCDRALVIQEGQFIEEMIVNNQATEVKGLSVEFEVENSQQTADILHDWTVEVMSDKLLLLQIEKSDIPIIVQRLVENNCPIYQIKIRTKSLEDRFLALTKGGK, encoded by the coding sequence ATGTCTAACCAACCAGTGGTGAAATTAGAAAACGTGACAAAGAGAATTGCGGGAAAAACACTTGTTAGAGACCTGACGTTCTCTGTACAACGTGGGGAAGTATACGGTTTTCTTGGTCCCAATGGTTCTGGTAAAACTACAACCATCCGTATGATCGTTGGCCTCTCTTCCATTACGGAAGGCGAAATATATGTAGAGGGTTACAATATTAAAAAGGATCGGGCAAAAGCGATGGCTCATGTCGGAGCAATCGTTGAAAATCCTGAACTATATGGTTATATGACCGGGATGCAAAACATGATTCATTTTGCCCGGATGGCTGTTCAACCGGTACCAAAAGAACGAATCCACCAAATTATTGACCTTGTGGAGCTTTCAGGTGCCGTCAATCAAAAGGTGAAAACCTATTCACTAGGGATGCGTCAACGCCTAGGTATTGCTCAGGCTCTTTTGCACAATCCATCAATTCTGATTCTTGATGAACCAACGAACGGTCTTGATCCAGCAGGTATTCGTCAGCTCCGTGACTATCTGCGTGAATTAGCAAAACGTGAAAATATCGCTGTTCTGGTCTCCAGCCATTTACTCTCCGAAGTCGAGCTTATGTGTGACCGGGCCCTTGTTATTCAAGAAGGGCAATTTATTGAAGAGATGATTGTTAATAATCAAGCAACGGAAGTAAAAGGGCTATCTGTAGAGTTCGAAGTGGAAAACAGTCAGCAGACAGCAGACATATTACACGATTGGACAGTGGAGGTAATGAGTGACAAGCTACTCTTACTTCAAATCGAAAAATCGGATATTCCGATAATTGTACAACGTTTAGTTGAGAACAATTGCCCTATTTATCAAATTAAAATTAGAACCAAGTCGCTGGAAGATCGCTTCTTAGCTCTGACCAAAGGAGGAAAATAG
- a CDS encoding glutamate:protein symporter produces the protein MKKYGLAVQILIGLVLGITVGAIFFNNPVIESYLKPIGDIFLHLIKMIVVPIVIASLIVGVAGVGDIKKLGKIGGKTILYFEIITTVAIVVGLLSANIFKPGVGVNMAELSKTDINKYVQTADQATNHSFADTFVNIVPTNVFESIAKGDMLAIIFFSVLFGLGVAAIGDKGKPVLQFFHGVAEAMFWVTNQIMKFAPFGVFALIGITVSKFGLQSLIPLGKLMILVYGAMFFFIFVVLGIVARISGIRIFTIMKILKDEMLLAYTTASSETVLPKIMEKMEKFGCPKAITSFVVPTGYSFNLDGSTLYQAIAAIFIAQMYGIDLSLYQQITLMLVLMVTSKGIAGVPGVSFVVLLATLGTVGIPLEGLAFIAGIDRLLDMARTVVNVIGNALAVVVISKWEKEYDPEKGKQYVASL, from the coding sequence ATGAAAAAATATGGTTTAGCAGTACAGATCCTGATTGGACTTGTTTTAGGTATTACAGTCGGTGCAATTTTCTTTAATAATCCCGTTATAGAAAGCTATCTTAAACCAATCGGGGATATTTTTCTTCACTTGATTAAAATGATCGTAGTTCCAATTGTAATTGCTAGTTTGATTGTCGGTGTAGCAGGCGTTGGCGACATAAAGAAACTAGGGAAAATTGGTGGTAAGACAATCTTGTATTTCGAGATTATTACCACTGTTGCTATCGTGGTAGGTTTACTTTCGGCAAACATCTTTAAGCCTGGTGTGGGAGTCAACATGGCTGAGTTATCTAAGACCGATATCAACAAATATGTGCAGACAGCCGATCAAGCTACGAATCACAGTTTTGCAGATACTTTTGTTAATATTGTACCCACAAATGTTTTTGAGTCTATCGCAAAAGGGGACATGCTTGCGATCATCTTCTTCTCTGTTTTGTTTGGATTAGGTGTAGCAGCGATTGGTGACAAGGGTAAGCCAGTATTACAATTCTTCCATGGTGTGGCGGAGGCCATGTTCTGGGTAACCAATCAAATTATGAAATTTGCTCCATTCGGTGTGTTTGCTTTAATTGGTATCACAGTTTCTAAATTTGGCTTACAATCACTCATTCCACTGGGTAAACTCATGATATTGGTATATGGGGCTATGTTCTTCTTTATTTTCGTGGTGCTAGGTATAGTAGCTAGAATAAGTGGCATTCGCATCTTTACCATTATGAAAATCCTAAAAGATGAAATGCTATTGGCCTATACCACGGCTAGCTCGGAGACTGTATTACCTAAAATTATGGAGAAGATGGAGAAGTTCGGATGTCCAAAGGCAATTACTTCATTTGTAGTGCCGACCGGGTACTCCTTCAACCTAGATGGTTCCACACTCTATCAAGCGATTGCGGCCATTTTTATCGCACAAATGTATGGAATTGATCTATCCCTGTACCAACAGATTACATTGATGCTAGTTCTGATGGTAACTTCTAAAGGAATTGCAGGTGTACCAGGTGTTTCCTTCGTCGTATTGCTTGCTACTTTAGGAACGGTAGGAATTCCACTGGAGGGCTTAGCATTTATCGCAGGTATTGACCGTTTGCTAGATATGGCGCGGACAGTTGTTAACGTGATTGGTAATGCTCTAGCTGTTGTAGTTATTTCTAAATGGGAAAAAGAATATGACCCGGAAAAAGGAAAACAATATGTTGCTAGTCTCTAG
- a CDS encoding transposase, translating into MQITITATIKIKPTVEQVELLKQTLHAYRSGCNYVSSLIFETKEMSQPKLHKMTYDVLRTEYLLRSQMAQSVMKTVIARYKSTKSNGHVWTKNAFKKTEYDLVWNRDYSLIQGLFSVNTLQGRIKVPFELKAMERYFDGSWTFGTAKLVHKYGKFFLHIPMTKDIPESDFHTVKQVVGVDMGINFTATAYDSQGKVTFFTGKHIKHKRAKYKHLRKQLQMRQTASSRRRLKKIGQRENRWMTDVNHTVSKALVERYGANTLFVVEDLTGVRNATERVRVKNRYEYVSWAFYQLRQMIEYKALMHQSKVMAVDPRYTSQTCPKCGHTKKANRNKKMHVFCCKACHYTSNDDRIGAMNLQRKGIEYIVEVTTGA; encoded by the coding sequence ATGCAAATAACAATCACAGCTACAATCAAAATAAAACCAACTGTAGAGCAAGTAGAATTATTGAAACAAACTTTGCATGCCTATCGTTCTGGTTGTAACTATGTTTCTTCTCTTATCTTTGAAACAAAAGAGATGTCGCAGCCAAAGCTACATAAAATGACTTACGATGTGTTGCGAACGGAATACCTACTACGCTCACAAATGGCACAATCTGTTATGAAGACTGTGATTGCACGTTACAAATCTACCAAAAGTAACGGACATGTTTGGACGAAAAATGCTTTCAAAAAAACAGAGTATGATCTTGTATGGAATCGTGACTATTCACTTATCCAAGGATTGTTTTCAGTGAACACCTTACAAGGCAGAATCAAAGTTCCATTTGAGTTAAAAGCCATGGAACGATATTTTGACGGTTCTTGGACTTTTGGCACAGCTAAACTCGTCCATAAATATGGGAAGTTCTTTTTGCATATTCCGATGACAAAGGATATCCCTGAATCAGATTTCCACACAGTAAAGCAAGTGGTTGGGGTTGATATGGGAATAAACTTTACCGCCACAGCTTATGATTCACAGGGTAAGGTTACATTCTTTACGGGCAAACATATCAAACATAAAAGAGCGAAGTATAAACATTTACGTAAGCAACTACAAATGAGGCAAACTGCTTCTTCACGTAGACGTTTGAAGAAAATCGGTCAACGAGAAAACCGTTGGATGACAGATGTTAATCACACTGTCAGTAAGGCACTCGTAGAAAGATATGGAGCAAATACACTCTTTGTTGTTGAAGACTTGACAGGTGTACGCAATGCTACTGAACGTGTACGTGTCAAAAATCGTTATGAATATGTATCTTGGGCATTCTATCAATTGCGTCAAATGATAGAATACAAAGCTTTGATGCACCAATCAAAGGTGATGGCAGTTGACCCACGATACACATCGCAAACTTGTCCAAAGTGCGGGCATACAAAGAAAGCCAATCGAAACAAGAAAATGCATGTATTCTGCTGTAAAGCCTGCCATTACACCTCAAACGATGATCGTATTGGGGCCATGAATCTTCAACGAAAAGGAATAGAGTACATCGTTGAAGTAACAACAGGAGCATAG
- a CDS encoding pirin family protein, whose amino-acid sequence MTIKRYPPDQQGSSYFGRGEITELRAISFPGEKGAVTRVGPLFYWAWAYSNETYQIPEHPHKGFEIVTYVLVGEVEHGDSLAHHQNLSAGSLQIIQAGSGVKHTEKLKKDTELLQIWFEPDLRQSFKQVPTYSYLTQQQVMVTEEQIGVRVKHLIGSPAPIELQTKAIMMDVEIAPNQRYIYQIPADTTLAFYVTHGQGNLDDVANDVHEQLKCKDFVVVEEDASRNLLFQANNDGLRIVVVGVPNQVPYSLYHKE is encoded by the coding sequence ATGACCATCAAGAGATATCCTCCAGATCAACAGGGTAGTAGCTATTTTGGTAGAGGAGAGATTACAGAGCTTCGTGCTATTTCCTTTCCCGGAGAAAAAGGCGCTGTAACACGTGTAGGACCTCTCTTTTATTGGGCATGGGCATACAGTAACGAGACGTACCAAATCCCTGAGCATCCTCATAAGGGCTTTGAAATTGTAACATATGTACTGGTAGGGGAAGTAGAGCATGGGGATTCGCTTGCGCACCACCAAAATTTATCAGCAGGAAGCTTACAGATCATTCAAGCAGGCAGTGGAGTTAAGCATACAGAAAAGCTGAAGAAAGACACGGAACTCCTGCAAATTTGGTTTGAGCCTGATTTACGTCAAAGTTTTAAACAAGTCCCTACCTATTCCTATCTTACACAGCAACAGGTCATGGTAACAGAAGAACAAATTGGGGTTCGTGTAAAGCATCTTATAGGTTCTCCTGCTCCTATAGAGCTACAAACAAAAGCTATAATGATGGATGTGGAGATTGCACCGAATCAGCGTTACATTTACCAGATACCGGCTGATACGACGTTGGCATTTTATGTAACTCATGGACAAGGGAACCTAGATGATGTAGCAAATGATGTTCATGAACAATTGAAATGTAAAGATTTTGTCGTGGTAGAAGAAGATGCTTCAAGAAATCTTTTATTTCAGGCAAACAATGATGGATTACGTATTGTGGTGGTCGGAGTGCCTAATCAAGTACCCTATTCCCTTTATCATAAAGAATAA
- a CDS encoding DUF11 domain-containing protein, which produces MVVRARVTPFFNNPGGEQITVNISSHDCDHHHPERDVLVKLSADTSSITVGSIITFTVQVFNNSRGILTNAFLFNPTPTGTVVPNSVTVNGFPQPGASPVTGISLGTIPVQVNFVSVTYQFRVVSVPSPAEIIGQATLTGTLLFSRGRQVAISVLSNVATIPFPGACIPLQATNNGIIAREGEGVKSFIKIANPSRSPLLFKLLSHPKHGCMKLLIDGRYAYKPNRGFSGEDIFTVLVVDPVCHFTAIARVIVQVKKKRCHHHKYSSSSSPHSHSHYDSHYDSHSHPHSHSHSYSHPHPTHTLILVSVPTAIPKVVLNPVVVHVPRSNPFLHRKRSLAIHATPNPSILESTAIYQMPC; this is translated from the coding sequence ATAGTGGTCCGAGCTCGGGTTACCCCATTTTTCAATAATCCCGGAGGTGAACAAATTACCGTGAATATTTCATCACACGATTGTGACCATCATCATCCTGAAAGAGATGTCCTTGTTAAACTCTCCGCTGATACCTCTTCTATCACAGTTGGGAGCATCATTACATTTACAGTTCAAGTATTTAATAACAGCAGGGGAATTTTGACCAACGCCTTCCTGTTTAATCCGACTCCTACAGGTACTGTTGTACCAAATAGTGTCACTGTGAATGGATTCCCTCAACCTGGAGCTTCACCCGTAACTGGCATCAGTCTGGGTACCATCCCTGTACAAGTCAATTTTGTAAGTGTTACTTATCAATTTCGAGTAGTCTCTGTCCCATCCCCAGCAGAGATCATCGGCCAAGCAACGTTAACTGGTACACTTCTCTTCTCAAGGGGTCGACAAGTCGCTATTTCTGTCCTTTCTAATGTAGCTACGATTCCTTTCCCTGGTGCCTGTATTCCACTTCAAGCAACAAACAATGGAATCATCGCTCGGGAAGGTGAAGGTGTTAAATCGTTTATTAAAATCGCTAATCCAAGTCGAAGTCCCCTCTTGTTTAAGTTACTTTCTCATCCAAAACATGGTTGTATGAAACTCTTAATTGATGGTCGATACGCCTACAAACCAAATCGCGGTTTTTCAGGAGAAGATATCTTTACTGTTTTAGTTGTAGATCCCGTTTGCCACTTCACAGCTATAGCACGAGTCATTGTTCAAGTTAAGAAAAAACGGTGTCACCATCACAAATACAGTTCTTCTAGCTCTCCACATTCTCATTCTCATTATGATTCTCATTATGATTCCCATTCTCACCCACATTCTCACTCTCATTCATACTCTCACCCACATCCCACCCACACTCTCATTCTTGTGAGTGTTCCTACAGCTATTCCGAAAGTTGTTCTGAATCCAGTAGTAGTACATGTACCGAGGAGTAATCCGTTTCTTCACAGAAAAAGAAGCCTGGCGATACATGCTACTCCAAACCCATCAATCCTTGAAAGCACCGCTATATATCAAATGCCATGCTAA
- a CDS encoding glutamine--tRNA ligase/YqeY domain fusion protein has translation MILVENTSASSNFIRNIIIDDLETKKVDEIVTRFPPEPNGYLHIGHAKSICLNFELAKEFKGKAFLRFDDTNPTKEEQEYVESIKEDVKWLGFDWDELFFASNYFEEMYERAVLLIKKGKAYVCDLSAEQMREYRGTLTQTGKESPFRNRTVEENLELFERMRKGEFADGEKVLRAKIDMTSPNMNMRDPVLYRISHSTHHNTGDTWCIYPMYDYAHPLEDAIEGVTHSICTLEFEDHRPLYDWVVAETEMKHVPHQYEFARLNLTQTVMSKRKLKQLVDENIVDGWDDPRMPTISGLRRRGFTPESIRTFAREIGVARSYSVVDSKMLDHFIREDLKLKAPRTMGVVKPLKVVITNYPEGQVEWLEAEINPENPEMGSRMIPFTREIYVEQDDFMENPPSKYFRLFPGNEVRLKHAYFIKCNEVIKDEDGNVVELHCTYDPETKSGSGFTGRKVKGTLHWVDATHAVSAEFRLYEPLILDVEEEEGKTFLDYMNPSSLEILQGFVEPNMTEAKPQDKFQFFRHGYFNVDPKHTTAEKLVFNLIVSLKSSFDPTKK, from the coding sequence TTGATTTTAGTGGAAAACACTTCGGCATCATCAAATTTCATTCGCAACATTATTATTGATGATCTTGAAACAAAAAAAGTAGATGAGATCGTGACGCGGTTTCCTCCAGAACCAAACGGCTACTTGCATATAGGACATGCCAAATCTATTTGCTTAAACTTTGAATTGGCTAAAGAGTTTAAAGGAAAAGCATTTTTACGTTTTGATGACACGAATCCTACAAAAGAAGAACAGGAATACGTAGAATCTATCAAGGAAGATGTAAAGTGGCTCGGTTTTGATTGGGATGAGCTGTTTTTTGCTTCTAATTATTTTGAGGAAATGTATGAGCGTGCTGTACTACTTATTAAAAAGGGCAAAGCATATGTGTGTGATTTGTCTGCGGAGCAAATGCGAGAATATCGTGGTACGTTAACGCAAACAGGAAAAGAAAGCCCGTTTCGCAATCGTACGGTAGAAGAGAACTTGGAATTGTTTGAGCGGATGCGCAAGGGTGAATTTGCAGATGGAGAAAAGGTACTACGTGCCAAGATTGATATGACTTCTCCGAACATGAATATGCGTGACCCGGTTCTTTACCGTATCTCGCACTCTACTCACCATAACACGGGTGATACTTGGTGCATTTATCCGATGTATGACTATGCTCATCCATTGGAAGATGCAATTGAAGGTGTTACGCACTCTATCTGTACTCTTGAGTTTGAAGATCATCGACCTCTGTATGACTGGGTGGTTGCTGAGACTGAGATGAAGCATGTACCACACCAATACGAGTTTGCACGCTTGAATTTGACGCAAACGGTTATGAGTAAGCGTAAATTGAAGCAACTCGTTGATGAAAACATTGTAGATGGATGGGATGATCCGCGTATGCCTACCATCTCGGGATTGCGTCGTAGAGGTTTTACACCGGAATCGATTCGTACTTTTGCTAGAGAAATCGGTGTTGCCCGTAGCTATAGCGTAGTCGATTCCAAAATGCTTGATCATTTTATTCGTGAAGATTTGAAGCTGAAAGCACCACGTACAATGGGAGTGGTAAAACCGCTTAAAGTGGTAATCACCAACTATCCAGAAGGACAAGTGGAGTGGCTTGAAGCTGAAATTAACCCAGAAAATCCAGAGATGGGTTCTCGTATGATTCCATTCACGCGCGAGATTTATGTGGAGCAAGATGACTTCATGGAAAACCCGCCAAGTAAATATTTCCGTCTATTCCCGGGAAATGAAGTCCGTCTTAAACATGCTTATTTCATTAAGTGTAACGAGGTAATCAAGGACGAGGATGGCAATGTAGTAGAGCTTCATTGCACTTATGATCCTGAAACAAAGAGTGGTTCTGGTTTTACAGGACGTAAGGTAAAAGGGACGCTTCATTGGGTAGATGCAACGCATGCTGTTTCTGCTGAGTTCCGTCTATATGAGCCATTGATTTTAGATGTGGAAGAAGAAGAGGGGAAAACATTCCTTGATTATATGAATCCTTCTTCTCTAGAGATCCTGCAAGGATTTGTAGAGCCAAACATGACAGAAGCTAAGCCACAAGATAAATTCCAATTCTTCCGCCATGGCTACTTCAATGTTGATCCGAAGCATACGACCGCAGAGAAATTGGTGTTTAACTTAATTGTTTCGCTAAAAAGCTCATTTGACCCAACGAAAAAATAA
- a CDS encoding molybdopterin molybdenumtransferase MoeA, which yields MNRSHRFQRRALKVEEAQNRILSRITSMTTEVVSLVNSLGRRLAEPIHATNDVPAFRRAGMDGYAIWCAEFEEATPHEPLTYRIVGDIAAGIAPTMKLNKGEAVRIMTGACVPEGANAVIMFEQTQEYEQNEQAYVQIKHNVRQGQNIAQVGEEIQEGQAIIEPGRLIQPGQMALLSTFGYHRVKVYVQPKVGIFATGTELLPIEQALFPGKIRNSNSYMVQAMVEAAGAIPYQYGIIPDDKEKAKALLTEALHDMDIVITTGGVSVGDYDIMAEIFREQSEDMLFNRVSMRPGSPTSAAVIQNKLLFGLSGNPGACFVGFELFVRPAIRAMLGAKEALPTIMEAFLDTDYEKGSPHVRYERGKLWIDKGIVKVKSIGVTKSSHMLSIQDADCLLLIPSGKTGAAKGDLIQVIPLQYDVT from the coding sequence ATGAATAGATCTCACCGGTTTCAGCGAAGGGCGCTTAAAGTTGAAGAAGCACAAAACCGTATTCTTTCTCGCATAACAAGCATGACCACGGAAGTAGTATCATTGGTAAACAGTTTAGGCAGGCGATTAGCTGAGCCTATTCATGCAACGAATGATGTCCCAGCTTTCCGGCGGGCGGGTATGGATGGGTATGCTATCTGGTGTGCAGAATTTGAGGAAGCTACACCACATGAGCCGCTTACCTATCGAATCGTAGGAGATATTGCAGCAGGGATTGCCCCCACTATGAAGCTGAATAAGGGGGAGGCTGTTCGAATTATGACCGGTGCTTGCGTCCCTGAAGGTGCTAATGCAGTGATTATGTTTGAACAGACACAGGAATACGAACAGAATGAACAAGCTTATGTACAAATTAAACATAACGTACGACAAGGTCAGAATATTGCTCAGGTGGGTGAAGAGATTCAAGAGGGGCAAGCTATTATAGAGCCAGGGAGATTGATTCAACCGGGTCAAATGGCATTGCTTTCTACGTTTGGCTATCATCGTGTAAAGGTATATGTCCAACCTAAAGTAGGTATTTTTGCTACAGGAACGGAATTACTGCCCATTGAACAGGCATTGTTTCCCGGCAAAATTCGCAATAGTAACAGCTATATGGTGCAAGCTATGGTGGAAGCAGCTGGTGCAATTCCTTATCAATACGGGATTATTCCTGATGATAAGGAAAAGGCAAAAGCTTTATTGACAGAAGCCCTTCATGACATGGACATCGTCATTACTACAGGTGGTGTCTCAGTTGGCGATTATGATATTATGGCAGAAATCTTTCGCGAACAGAGTGAGGATATGCTATTTAATCGGGTATCCATGAGACCTGGTAGTCCTACCTCAGCAGCAGTTATCCAGAACAAATTACTATTCGGTTTATCCGGGAATCCAGGAGCATGTTTTGTTGGTTTTGAATTGTTCGTAAGGCCAGCGATTCGTGCTATGTTGGGTGCTAAAGAGGCCCTTCCTACCATAATGGAGGCCTTTTTAGATACCGATTATGAAAAAGGTTCTCCCCATGTACGCTACGAACGGGGCAAATTGTGGATAGATAAGGGAATAGTAAAGGTAAAGTCGATTGGTGTGACTAAATCAAGCCACATGCTTTCTATACAGGATGCCGATTGTCTCCTGCTGATCCCTTCAGGTAAAACAGGGGCCGCTAAAGGAGATTTAATTCAGGTGATCCCACTTCAGTACGATGTCACCTAA
- a CDS encoding uracil-DNA glycosylase, translating to MSILKNDWAPLLESEFQKPYYLHLREFLRNEYAIKTVYPDKYDIFNALHHTPYQNTKVVILGQDPYHGPNQAHGLSFSVNPGIKTPPSLVNIYKELRDDLGCSIPNHGYLVSWAKQGVLLLNTVLTVRDGEANSHKGRGWELFTNRVIEEINKRDKPVVFILWGRNAQDKKSMIDTNRHYILESVHPSPLSASRGFFGTKPFSKANQFLLEMGEEPIDWQIPPL from the coding sequence ATGTCCATTTTAAAAAACGACTGGGCTCCGTTATTAGAGAGTGAATTTCAGAAACCATACTATTTACATCTACGAGAGTTTTTACGGAACGAATATGCTATTAAAACTGTATATCCAGATAAATATGATATTTTTAATGCTTTGCATCATACGCCCTATCAAAATACGAAGGTAGTTATTTTAGGACAAGACCCTTATCATGGTCCTAATCAAGCGCATGGATTAAGCTTTTCAGTCAATCCAGGTATTAAAACACCCCCTTCTCTCGTAAACATTTATAAAGAATTGAGAGATGACTTAGGTTGTTCAATTCCTAATCATGGATATTTAGTGTCTTGGGCAAAACAAGGTGTACTTTTGTTAAACACGGTATTAACAGTTAGAGATGGGGAAGCCAATTCACACAAGGGTAGGGGCTGGGAGCTATTTACCAATCGTGTGATTGAAGAGATAAACAAACGAGATAAGCCAGTGGTCTTTATCTTATGGGGGAGAAATGCTCAAGATAAAAAAAGTATGATTGATACCAATAGACATTACATTTTGGAATCGGTTCATCCTAGCCCACTATCTGCAAGTAGGGGATTCTTCGGTACCAAACCTTTTTCTAAAGCTAATCAATTTCTTTTGGAAATGGGAGAGGAACCAATTGACTGGCAAATTCCCCCTTTGTAA